In a genomic window of Caloenas nicobarica isolate bCalNic1 chromosome 1, bCalNic1.hap1, whole genome shotgun sequence:
- the RAB9A gene encoding ras-related protein Rab-9A: MAAKSSLLKVILLGDGGVGKSSLMNRYVTNKFDAQLFHTIGVEFLNKELEVDGHFVTMQIWDTAGQERFRSLRTPFYRGSDCCLLTFSVDDSQSFQNLTNWKKEFIYYADVKEPESFPFVILGNKVDIDERQVSTEEAQDWCRNNGNHPYFETSAKDATNVAAAFEEAVRRVLASEDRSDHFIQTDTVKLNQKPKPSSSCC, encoded by the coding sequence ATGGCAGCAAAATCATCACTCCTTAAAGTAATACTGCTAGGAGATGGTGGAGTTGGGAAGAGCTCCCTTATGAACAGATATGTCACCAACAAGTTCGATGCACAGCTGTTTCATACAATAGGTGTGGAATTCTTAAATAAAGAGTTGGAAGTCGATGGACACTTCGTTACGATGCAGATATGGGACACAGCAGGCCAGGAACGTTTTAGGAGCTTGCGGACTCCTTTCTATAGAGGTTCTGACTGTTGCCTACTGACCTTCAGTGTGGATGACTCTCAAAGCTTCCAAAACTTAACCAACTGGAAGAAAGAATTCATTTATTATGCAGATGTCAAGGAGCCTGAAAGTTTTCCATTTGTGATACTAGGTAACAAAGTTGATATTGATGAGCGGCAAGTGTCTACAGAAGAAGCTCAAGACTGGTGCAGGAATAATGGCAACCATCCTTATTTTGAAACCAGTGCAAAAGATGCCACCAATGTTGCAGCAGCCTTTGAAGAAGCCGTTAGAAGAGTTCTAGCCTCTGAAGACAGATCAGATCACTTTATTCAAACAGATACAGTAAAACTTAATCAGAAACCGAAACCCAGTTCATCTTGTTGTTGA